From a single Aquarana catesbeiana isolate 2022-GZ linkage group LG09, ASM4218655v1, whole genome shotgun sequence genomic region:
- the LOC141107180 gene encoding 3-galactosyl-N-acetylglucosaminide 4-alpha-L-fucosyltransferase FUT3-like, whose protein sequence is MISASINQQHIILFLILIIFFLFSFIWYRSDFAHYNSECPEMIHKQDNGVQDKTSVKPNPTPTPKDTIVLVWNWPWGQQFALDKCTELGFPGCKLSTDRSLYGIADAVVIHHAAIGNKYALPQQPRPSFQRWVWFNLEPPLIVKNLEMMDNLFNATMTFRQDSDIFMPYGQIETMKEPQNFSIPKKSKLVSWVVSKWYPGVRRIAYYEELNKHVPIDVYGAKHMPLSVKDFHLTISQYKFYLAFENSIYRDYITEKLWPNAFGSWAVPVVLGTSRKNYEQFVPGDAFIHVDDFPSPKELADYLLELDKDDVKYQKYFKWRSRYYVKIGEGRPYQYCTVCAVIKKSPRYRVVHEIAKWFLKDV, encoded by the coding sequence attttttttctcttttcgttCATCTGGTACCGGTCAGACTTTGCTCATTATAATTCAGAATGTCCAGAAATGATACATAAGCAAGACAACGGGGTCCAGGACAAGACATCAGTGAAACCAAATCCAACACCAACACCAAAAGACACTATTGTTCTGGTTTGGAACTGGCCATGGGGGCAGCAGTTTGCGTTAGACAAGTGTACAGAATTAGGTTTTCCTGGATGCAAGCTTTCAACAGACAGGAGTCTATATGGTATTGCCGATGCCGTTGTTATACATCATGCAGCTATAGGGAATAAATATGCATTACCTCAACAGCCAAGACCTTCTTTCCAGCGTTGGGTGTGGTTTAACTTAGAACCTCCACTGATTGTTAAAAACTTGGAGATGATGGACAACTTGTTCAATGCAACTATGACATTCCGTCAGGATTCAGATATTTTTATGCCATATGGCCAAATAGAAACAATGAAAGAGCCTCAAAACTTCTCCATTCCCAAGAAGTCCAAGCTGGTATcttgggtggtcagcaagtggtatcCTGGTGTTCGTCGCATTGCTTATTACGAAGAGCTGAATAAACATGTTCCAATAGATGTTTATGGAGCAAAGCACATGCCACTGAGCGTTAAAGATTTCCACCTAACAATATCTCAGTACAAATTTTATTTGGCTTTTGAGAATTCCATATATAGAGACTATATCACTGAGAAGCTTTGGCCAAATGCCTTTGGTTCATGGGCTGTTCCAGTTGTATTAGGAACGTCCCGTAAGAACTATGAGCAGTTTGTCCCGGGAGATGCCTTCATTCATGTTGATGATTTTCCAAGTCCAAAGGAGCTGGCTGATTATCTTCTCGAGTTGGACAAAGATGATGTGAAGTACCAAAAGTATTTCAAATGGAGATCCCGATACTATGTAAAGATAGGTGAGGGAAGGCCATatcagtactgtacagtatgtgcagTCATAAAGAAGAGTCCAAGATATCGGGTCGTTCATGAAATAGCTAAGTGGTTTCTGAAGGATGTATAG